ttaaaaacatgtaaagctTGTTTATAGTTTAGTtcgtttttaaatatttaattcacaGATTTGATGCTAAGTAATAACATGAAGAAGTTAGGAGTTGATGAATGATGAAGGAGCACCGCAACATCTAAACGAGTGATGTGGGAGTGACTAGGCTACAACAACATGATAATACGACTATTTTAAGCAATTATCATGCAATTATTAAGCAAATGATTGCTGCAATGGCTTATTGTAAGGCGTTGCTGTGATTCTTTAGCAGTTTTACTCTGAAAATGATTTACCGGAAGTCATGTCTTCATTGATGTCGTTTATGACGTCTTGGCCAGTCAGTGACATTAGTCCGGTACACTCAAGGTAAACAATGTTGCTGGGCTTGACAGCCAGCCGACGAGTGCTCTCTCATCGGCACTGCATGCTGCACCGTCGGAACATTAAGTCAGAAACGACCGCCAGAGTAAGTGATGAAAGGGTAcaacatttgtgttgttttaatgttgcaGTAGCCTACAGGTCACATGTTAAGCGGACGAATAAACGAAGTGCAGCAACATCAGCCACCGGTCGAAGGGTTTATTTGGTTAGGTGAAGTAGCTGGAGTTCATAGAGCCAAAGACATAGTAACAAGGCATGCATAATGTATGCAAATAAGTATGAATTATTGTGGTAATATTCTGTACTGCCAGTATTGTAGTGAAGTTGCTGCTTAGGCTTATTCTGCACTTTggcaatttaaagaaaaaagttgtaactgcattggccgggaatcgaacccgggcctcccgcgtggcaggcgagaattctaccactgaaccaccaatgcaAGCGATATTTGGATCATGTGACCTGCTGAATTTGTCTTAAAGGTAAACACCTGCGTGACACAGTGTCTGCACGTTTACTTCGTAGGTCAGATGGGCATAAAATGCAGAAGAGTACCTGCGAGGCTTTACCTGAGGGTCAAAATTGCCTTTGCAAGTTAAATACGGTAGTAATTGCTGCATTTAAGTGGTGTCGGACCCATCGGAAAAATGACCTTCcgagtttgaaaatgtaatgaacGCCAGCTCAAGACGGAAAGGAAACTAGGGAAATGATATGATAGTGCCCGAAATCATATAGTCGGGCGAAAGATGTTGTGTTAGTGGTTACAAACTTCTTATCAATTCACGTATTGTAGCCtacatcaacttttttttagtttaaactCTCTTAATACGAAAAAGACGTGTGGAATACACATTTTTACCgtccatgttgttttttgttgtttctacaACATTTTCACTAATTGAAAGCACGTGAACAAAACTTCCTAACTCGGAAACTGTGACCATCCGAGGAGCCTATAAAGAGATATAGCATACAGCCAGTCTTCTAAATAAGATTCTCTCAGAGAGGATAGATCTCCATATTCATACTGTatagaaaatgatgaaaaaggtCCCATTATCTTTTAAGGATTTAGAGATGAAGTCTATAGGCTAATTGTTGGTGCTTTTGTTGATCAGCAGGCAGGGGCCCAAACTTTAAATTGACTGAGTTTTGGAGAGTTGCAGACTGTAAGTAACAAATAGTAGGCTAAATTAAGTTGAGTTTAAAGAGAATAAGTGAGAAAATATCCAGTATAATTATCCATCCAAATGTACAATGtcaaatattatattttatcaCTAACTGTTATGTAATGACTCGCTCTTCTTcagtgatttgtgtgtgtgtgtgtgtgtgtgtgtgtgtgtgtgtgtgtgtgtgtgtgtgtgcgtgcgtgtgtgcgtgtgtgtgtagagtgcTGCTGTGGACAGTGTGCTCTTAAAATTCAGGTCTATATGTGGTGAAGACGGTGTTTCATTGAGTGACGCTGTCAGAGAGCAACACGGCAAAGATGAGTCTGTGCACAGGTCAGTTTCTCTCGttgtcacagaaacaaacattattGAAATTGCAGTGTTAGGGTGTATCTATATATTCACACAATAAAGGATTGTATTTATCCCTGAGTAGTAGATAGTTGTGTGCAAAAAGGATTGTACTTGCAGTCTAACTGTTGACTCTATTAGCTTTATATAGGactataaacataaacatactGATTCATACTGCTATAAATGAACAGTTTAAGGGTTAAGGATGTACATATTTGATCAGTTTCATAAAGATTCAGTCTAACCTGCTTGTAAGACATTATTTGCTCAGAGACGTTTACTCACATCATTCACCAGGATGGAACAGGTAGTATTGGATGCCTGGAGATGGTTGATCCCTTTACAAATGAACATGACTAGAAATAAGATGATTTCCTCCCGAGCTGTTAATGAATTGCACTTGGAGGACAGGTGAGTAAGAGAGTTGCATTACTGCTTTCCAGATGTCGTCCCCCAGATGTGGTGGTGTTTCCTCGATCTGTGGAGGAGGTCAGCGCCCTGGCTAAGGTCTGCCACAGCCACAAACTTCCCATCATCCCCTTTGGCACTGGAACTGGCCTGGAAGGAGGGGTTGGAGCGGttaaggtgagagagagaggcagccatgtgcttgtttatttatgtagatCAATGTTAATCAAACTgattttaaacagctttaaacagTGATTGTTTTAGGGGGAGCTGAtattttttatatgtttatacAGGGATTATCTAACTACCTATTGTGTAAATACTATCCATTTACACTTTTTCAGTTCAGAGCAACAATATCATTTTTTGTAGTCAAGCTTTTAGATACCTTAGAGATCCAATATTCTTTCAGCCTTTCTATTAAGCTGCTGAAAGCCTGTCTCTGTTCACCCGCTAGATACttactgtgtctgtctgctgtgtttggTGCTGCGCAGTGTAGtgaaaatctgaaataaaaatgtcttttgtcatattttaataAGAATCCTTTTGGAAAGGCACCAATAGTTGAGCCGGCAATTATATAAAGACAGGGATATATGTATCAATTTctagcacaaagacagacacacaaacagtctgttgacctttTCTGCAGCTGGGAGAGAATCTTATCGCTACATTCAAAGTAGGACAGAAAATGAGTTTTTCATTGTGTGCTTTATCCTCACTGCTGGCTGAAGTCAAAAACATCTCTGAGAGCTGAAGTCCACACAAAGGAAGAAAGGTTTCTGACGTTGTAGCTACACTCTAGCAGACACATGCAGTAAGCAATCTTTTCTGGGACGAAGAagtttaaataaactgtaatttCGACCTTTTCGAGACACGCTATAAACACATGACAATGATTATATGaagttatacattttaaagaacaaatCGTTCACAGTAGTTTTTATAGAGTGGCCTTCGAGAGCCCCCTTCTTCATCTCCTGAGAGAGTCAAGAACATTACTAGAGTGAAGTTGTGGAccttgcaacaacaacaaaatcaatgGTGGGAGGCACTCTGATAGGAGCTGCACATACAGCTGATGGTTCTCTTCTAGGTCATAACTACATgggacattttttaacattatttacaAATCTGCAGTATCTGACAGAAATGTacaatgtttatttgtgtgtaagAATGTATGTATTGTGTCTCCTTCTTTAGGggggtgtgtgtttcagtctgaggaACATGGACCAGGTTCTGGATCTTCACCAGGAAGACTTCGACGTGACGGTGGAGCCTGGTGTGACACGGAAGGCCCTCAATGCCTACCTACGTGACACCGGCCTTTGGTTTCCTGTCGGTCAGTTCCGTTGTTTATTGGTTTCCTCTGTttctttagtttagtttagcaCACAGAGAGGAACACCGGCTTTAGAGAATGACATAAATTGTAAGGAAATTGTAAATGCAGATTCATCCAATGGGAGTGCTTGATTTGCTTAGAGGAGTTAGCGGAGTTAAACACTGAATTTGATCCGTTGACTGACAGCAAGTCACTTAGAATATTTCCACTTTTGTCAATTTAGAttgcaaattgaaaaaaaaaaaagacattatcgTATTATCTGTGTCGTGCTATTAATTAAATCTTACTTCCTTTAATTGTTTCTAGAGAGCTATGGCACTTGTCCATCTAATAAAAACTCTTCAGGGCTGATACCATTGCCAGAAACACAGGGGCTTGAATATTAGCTAGCATCCTGCACGTGTATGCATCAGCAGCAACATAAACAACACAGTCAGCAGAATCTGTCTGTTCTAAGTCTATAAGTTATTCATTATGAAAAGGGGCAAAATCAAGCTTGggccaacttttttttcttttcattcaagTGCCTTTATATAGTTGATTGACAAATTGTTTTCCAAAAGTCTCCACTTCTGCCGcgttaacaaaaacacaaacccacagctttcaaactgactgactgactgattctTGGAAAGGTCACgcagtttctatttttatttatttattttatcattttttaaatgattgctGAAGCTTAAgtgatgtgttttgtgtctcagATCCTGGGGCTGATGCGTCTCTGTGTGGTATGGCTGCAACCAGTGCTTCTGGAACAAATGCAGTGCGCTATGGAACGATGAGGGAAAACGTTTTAAACCTGGAGGTCGTGCTGCCTGATGGGACCATCATACACACAGCAGGGAAGGGCCGGCGTCCCAGGTACAGCATTAGCTATTCGCACCCAAAAAACATACAACATAGCCCATTGCAGCTTAAATGCCtcccttttctattttttatcaATCTGTAGGAAGACATCAGCTGGCTACAATCTGACAAATCTGTTTGTTGGGTCAGAGGGAACTCTAGGGATCATCACCAAGACGACGCTACGCCTGTATGGCATCCCTGAAGCCATGGTGTCGGCCGTCTGCTCTTTCCCCTCCATCCAGTCCGCTGTGGACAGCACAGTGCAGATTCTACAGGCAGGAGTTCCCATCGCTCGTATTGGTGAGAAGATGATGCCTAAAACACTTACCTTAACTGTATAGCTTCTGTTCTACAGTcaatatgtttaaatatatttggttGTTGGTTGATTCTTTCTAATACATTTGCAGTTGCTTCATAATAAAAGACATCCAGTGGTTTGTCTATGTTAAAACCCTTTAGTGGGCAGAAGCAGCAGTCTACTTATTATAACAAACCAAGTCTCAATCAAGCTAAGATACTTTGTTACTAATCAATTATTTTAAACCAGACCAATGTGAGATTTTTGAGTCTCAAACCGTTACCAAATTAAGACAGGAAACATTAACCAGTTACAGCTGTCGTAAATGGTaaacttgagcttgtttagcgcttttctagtcttctaactactcaaagtgcaCACACTTACCATTCGATCGACACAccgatggcagaggctgctatgcaaagtgtccatcagttttaactgatttcattcatacacattcacacgctgctgatgaagcagcgggaggaatttgtggttaagtgtcttgcccaaggacacatcgacatatggctgcaggagctgaggaatCGAACCCCTAACTTCCCGTTTAGAAaagactgactctaccactgagccacagccgcccttatGATAGACAACACAGTGACTTTTTAAAGTTCAATTTAACTTTTCCAGTGCTCACATTTTTAACCAACATGACTAGGTAAAGGTACGAAGAGCTGATGTCTGAGAGAAAATAATTTTATTCAAGGTAATGTAACAATTgttacacattttacacataatgtCAAGTTAAAGTTCAGACCACTGTCTCCACTATGACTATGAGTCTGCTGGAGAAACGCTGTATGAACCGGTTTATGGCTTTTCTTGAACATTGTTTAATATATTATGTGTTCTTGAAAGTGTTTTATGTCAGTGAACATCAGAAAGTATATGCAACAATACAAATGAATTGGTGATAACTATGGATGTTCTTAGGCAACTAATTTCCTAGTCGTTAAAACAGGAATTTACCAACTatctaaaggtaagaaaacactcaggaaACAGTCCAAAATGAGCTCAGTTTAAACCGTCTTGCATCACTATGGACTCTTTATCTGACCATCATTTTGGCTGTGTTAGTccagcagggctggagttgtttcagtgatttatgcaaaaaaaatagaaaaaaatattaatctgttctatttttatagcagttttttggaagtggacatttttgttgttAGTGGCtgaagagggtagtaaattaaactgatgcctgagggttaaatgATCTACGAGTAGCTGGTGTAATCTGTTTTCAGTTCTCCATGCAGGGTAATATCAACATTCCCATGCTAAATCTGGTTAAGCAAGGCTTCAGTCAATATGCCAGTTTGACCTGGTACAGCCACCATACATGTTTATCCCAATTCTTTAGCCAGAGCTACAGCCAGAGCCACACACTGGCTACACATCCAAAGTGATTACGCAACATTTGGAGGTCCTTTAAGTTTTATACTGTAatgcaaattgtttttttagatcATGTTATATGATTTAATTCCTTAAATTgtcttgtgtaaaaaaaaagtgatgtataAATGGATTAAGTCCGCTGTCTATGAATGTCCCCAGTGTTATCATAAAGAGATAACGATCGGTTTCATTGACTCATATTTTAACTTAATATTTAAAGATAGCATCTTACCAGTGAAGGCATTAAAAGACGAGTCTATGcagcttttctctttctcagaTGTACAAAGAGAATTTGACATAtttcaaaaatgaaatcaaactgtGTTGTACAAAGCTGTCGACATCTCTTCAGATCACGATTCTGATCATGACTCTTACACACAGCATGTGGTCGAGACTGAAGAGGCAATTAAATATAAACGAACTGCAAAGTTATCTTCAGGCGTTTCAGAGAAGTCTGACCCACATGTTAATCACAACtttgacaaaacaaagaagagatgAAACGTTATTGATCTCTTAGAAAGAACTGGGCAGGCAGGTTGGAGGATTATACGATACAGGAGTGAGAAATGTGTCATGAAATGAGCTTTTAAAATTGAATCAATATAATTACAATAATAGTGTCTGGAAAATATGTCATTGATCTTCAAACAAAAGAGGGACAGACTGACCTCTTTAGATTCATCACActgacatttgtgttttgtgtgtgtgtgtgtgtgtgtgtgtgtgtgtgtgtgtgtgtgtgtgtgtgtgtgtgttatccagAGTTTCTGGATGATGTGATGATTGATGCGTGTAACAGGTTCAGCTCTCTATCCTACCCCGTGACCCCGACTCTCTTCCTGGAGTTCCACGGCTCAGAGCGAAGCCTCGAGGAGCAGGTCAACACAGCCGGTGTGTATGAATTACATgcagagcaaaacaaaaaacaaacttgaacgTTGTGCTAACTTTGCATGTAACAGGTGCTTTAGTCACTCTGTGCAGAGTAGACAATAAAACAACCCTTCTCCAAACTGCCAGATTCAAACATGAGCTAATGTGGACACACTTCTAAAAATCATGTGCTTTACTGTGTCCACAATACATCCTGTTACTTTACTTTACTCAGACACAGCAATGACTTACCTCCCATAGCGTCACAAACTATGTTACTCACAAGGAGACCATGTTAAAAAAGGGAGCACATGGGCTAATATCTAAAGGATAAGTCtaacagatgcacacacaacCAAAGGGCATCTACTACTATTTTTTCCAAATCTATTTAAGCATTAGATGACAACTTGGTAAACTGAAAGTCTTTGTATTGACATCAACAGTTTGGCGTAACCCTAAGGCCCtatgtccacctagcgtttttttgtACAGCAGCAGGCGACTGGCCTGGGAAAAAGCTCAGCTCTTTTTCCCCGAGTGCTCTGCCTTTTCTGTGCGGTCACTGCGAGAGCtcgagttgaaaatctttcaacttttcaaaaagcgctgttgacgtcaccacATGTGGAAATGAGATTGCCCGTATtttgcctcctcctcctacatcgTGTCTTTTACCCACGTCCTCTTTGCTCCAAGTCTGCTGGGGTAAAAATGATCTCAactataaaacatacagtaaaaagcaacacggagcagtgtcggttgtcatagagacaggacagacgtgAAGCGATTTTCTACTCAGCGCATAAACGCTTCATCCAAGCGCTAGAGAAAAGCTATGCCtggaaaaaaacgctaggtggacgcTGGGCGGGCTAAATTCTCAAAAAGTGTCATCCTGCTGAGAAAAATCAAGTATGGCCTTGATTGAAAATTCCTTTTTGTcagtgaacatttaaaaaaaaatgctgatacAAAAAGATGTAAAGATGGACACTCCATAACTGTTTCTTTGCATCCTAAGTACAGCAGGCATCAAACATATGAAAGGTATTGGCTAACCTCAGTAACTACCAACTTGAATGAAACATATAAGAACAAAGTTAACAAATCAACAGTTATattttttactgtgtgtgttgtacagAGGAAATCACTCAGAGTAACGGTGGGGCAGATTTTCAGTGGGCTACAGATGCAGAAACACGGAACCGCTTGTGGAAAGCTCGTCATGACGCCTGGTACGCTGCCATGGCTCTCAGACCTGGCTCCAAGGTAAAGACAATCATCTGACACTTCACCTGAGGTAATACTCACAGTTCTACAAAATACTTTCAGCATTCAAAAAAATACCTGATGAATCTTAACCCCAAAAAATGAATTCTTAAGATACCTGTTCACACCTAGAATAAtcttaaaatggaaaataataaaatacacaatttcTACCCCTGGCTTCATTTGTTCAGAGTAAAGGAAGCTGAGAGATGCTACTGGAGAGTCACTTTTGTTACAACACTTTGACCTGTTTATTTCTCACccaagaaaatgacattttattaaattactACATATAAGAAACACAGAGGATATGATCAGATCATTTATGAAACATGATGACGTTTACTGCCAGCATGTACCAGGTTATGCATTGATGTCATGGATCTCAGTTGCATAGGTTTAGCAAAAGCAGTGCGATCCTGTTTGTTAATCGGGCCCAAAGCATGCAATTTACATCAGTGAACAGTTGCATTGAAGCCCTCTCTCCACTTCCTTCCAACTTGAACGTTATTGTCCCTAACGTGATTGATCATAGGGAGCAGTGTAAGAGAGGAGCACTGGCTCAGCTAGATTTCAATTTGTTCATTTGAATGTTCCTTTGTTCATCAAACCCTCTTTGACTGAAGTGGAAAGCTCGATAACATTTGAGGTCAAGGTTCAGCTTCACTGGATCTCGCTGTTTAATTGTCTCCTCTTTTAATGGTGAGCAGCAGAGTAGTTAAATCAGCCTTTGGTTCAAAGGCTTTGTTTTATGTCTCACTTTATGAACGTTTTAAATCTTAATGTTATTGCAAAAAACAAGCACTTCCAATACTTTGACcttgcgtgtgcgtgtgcgtgtgcatgtgcgtgtgtgtgtgtttgtcccacAGGCCTATGCTACAgatgtgtgtgtccctctgtcACGACTGCCTCAAATCATAGTGGAGACTAAGGAGGACCTGATTGAAAACAAACTTACAGGTGGGGACACagaaagtaaatcaatgtgaaTGGTGTCACATTAGGACTCAAGATCAAAATGGTAattagtaaatggacttgaggttgtatagtgcttttctagtcttttcttcttctgacgactcaaagtgCTATTACTACGCAGCTCACcgtttcacacactgatggcagtggttgctatttAAAGTGAGCATTAGTAatcttatcccattcatacacatgagGTCAATAAAGGGTATTCCCCAAGGGTTAATTCTTGGCCCTATAAATGATTTGCCTAAATCCTGTCCAGTAGCCGGCTTCCagctttatgcagatgatgcagtTATATATGCTCCTGCTAAGTCACCAAGCAAGGCAGCTGAGATCCTAACTGAGTACCTTTGCAATGTCAATCAGTGGCTGGAAAGCAACCATCTTGTTTTGAATCAGAGTAAAACAGTTTCAATGTGTTTCTCCATTAGGAAAAAGTGCTCACCTGGAAGTTTTAACGTGAAGATACAGAATAGAGATATAGAGGAAGTTAGTGAGTTTAAGTTCTTAGGAATCATTTTAGATCCACAACTGAAATcgtaaaataaaatcacaaaatcatAAAAGAACAACCTGAACTGCTTTAAATTAATAAGACACTACATACCAACTCAAGCAGCACAGGTGTTCAtgcattcaatgattttctctcatttctcataCTGTATGACAGTTTGGTCACAAGCTTCACCCTCTACAATCAGAAACCTCTCATCACTATACAACCAGgccctgaaaataatggacaaaaaacCTGTCCGGTGGCATCACTGTCATGTACTGAATAAACACAATCTACTCAGTTTTGAGAGCTTTATGCATGTTTccttgtgtttaaatgtatcaacaatctggcccctgaacctctctccagatatgttcaAAGACAGGACGGAAACAGGCTAACAAGAAGCACTGTGAGTTGAAACTGTAGCGTACAACACcgtagatctacgtttggtcaatcagccttctccattaaaggctgtaaactctggaacacattaacacctgaaatgaaatgaatttcggacttaaaatcttttacaaaaaaggtgaaatgctggctcaaagcaagccagagctgtacccacttttaaatagtatcttaaaactttattttaaactgtttttttagcgTTTGTATTGtagtacatgtattttaatgtatcttCATGtagtgttatggggttttatttaaccgaatgttgtacatttttaatctgtttgtttacacaaaggcccaactggagacacgagttggaaattagcaatagctatatactctttatgcagcacatcagtttcatgctttgtattgaaattatgttaaattgcattgtccctattaaaataaataaattcaaagatGAATACAGTTGTATGACTGTTTTTAACATTACGTTTTTCATTGCTGCTTTGGCCCACTTCTCATACCA
This genomic interval from Labrus mixtus chromosome 4, fLabMix1.1, whole genome shotgun sequence contains the following:
- the ldhd gene encoding probable D-lactate dehydrogenase, mitochondrial; this encodes MLLGLTASRRVLSHRHCMLHRRNIKSETTARSAAVDSVLLKFRSICGEDGVSLSDAVREQHGKDESVHRCRPPDVVVFPRSVEEVSALAKVCHSHKLPIIPFGTGTGLEGGVGAVKGGVCFSLRNMDQVLDLHQEDFDVTVEPGVTRKALNAYLRDTGLWFPVDPGADASLCGMAATSASGTNAVRYGTMRENVLNLEVVLPDGTIIHTAGKGRRPRKTSAGYNLTNLFVGSEGTLGIITKTTLRLYGIPEAMVSAVCSFPSIQSAVDSTVQILQAGVPIARIEFLDDVMIDACNRFSSLSYPVTPTLFLEFHGSERSLEEQVNTAEEITQSNGGADFQWATDAETRNRLWKARHDAWYAAMALRPGSKAYATDVCVPLSRLPQIIVETKEDLIENKLTGPIAGHVGDGNFHCLMVVDPNDPEEQHRVHLFTERLARRALAMDGTCTGEHGVGLGKRTLLCEEMGPMAMRVMQGLKDALDPKNLMNPGKILQPIEL